In a single window of the Elaeis guineensis isolate ETL-2024a chromosome 8, EG11, whole genome shotgun sequence genome:
- the LOC105050923 gene encoding uncharacterized protein, which translates to MESSPLIMEAEECSSSESGWTMYLASPMHDGGDGDIEVQANDEEADDANDHNSNESDDGSEGEDNDSMASDASSGPIQHKHGDAKCDQSSLTYHLDHDDDEHGLEEDESNQYYLSYSCKKFCELNKMRSGRRVGVSEKEDSATSLFNTSSKVRKASGK; encoded by the coding sequence ATGGAGTCTTCCCCACTCATTATGGAGGCAGAAGAATGTAGCAGCAGTGAGTCTGGTTGGACCATGTACCTTGCATCCCCCATGCATGATGGTGGAGATGGTGATATTGAAGTCCAAGCTAATGATGAGGAAGCGGATGATGCGAATGATCACAATAGCAACGAAAGTGATGATGGCAGTGAAGGTGAGGATAATGATTCTATGGCTTCAGATGCTTCTAGTGGACCGATTCAGCACAAGCATGGTGATGCCAAATGTGATCAAAGTAGCTTAACGTATCATCTCGATCATGATGATGACGAGCATGGGCTTGAAGAAGATGAGAGCAACCAATACTACTTGTCATACTCATGCAAGAAGTTTTGTGAGTTGAACAAAATGAGAAGTGGAAGAAGGGTTGGTGTTTCTGAGAAGGAAGATAGTGCTACTTCTCTTTTCAATACCAGCTCGAAGGTGAGGAAGGCATCTGGAAAATAA
- the LOC109504744 gene encoding LOW QUALITY PROTEIN: serotonin N-acetyltransferase 2, chloroplastic (The sequence of the model RefSeq protein was modified relative to this genomic sequence to represent the inferred CDS: inserted 1 base in 1 codon): MQVFPGILRTPSSSSPSPRLWIQTKPCIPQRRHLCFASSDAAVGVGLSVSDGELETRGFLVRRTATGLDVDALNEVFARVGFPRRDPTXIRRALEQAGGAVVWVEETRSKAEGRPVAFARATGDGVFNAVVWDVVVEPSFQGMGLGRAVMERLVAELRGMGVSNIALYAEPRVVGFYRPLGFAADPDGIRGMVYSRKKQQKRR; the protein is encoded by the exons ATGCAAGTATTCCCCGGCATCCTCCGCACCCCCTCTTCGTCATCTCCCTCTCCCCGGCTCTGGATCCAGACGAAACCATGCATACCGCAGCGCCGTCACCTCTGCTTCGCCTCCAGCGACGCCGCTGTCGGCGTCGGCCTCTCCGTCTCCGACGGGGAGCTGGAGACCCGGGGCTTTCTGGTGCGGCGGACGGCGACGGGGCTGGACGTGGATGCCCTGAACGAGGTGTTCGCGCGTGTGGGCTTCCCACGGCGGGATCCCA GGATCCGGCGGGCGCTGGAGCAGGCGGGCGGCGCCGTCGTGTGGGTGGAGGAGACGAGGTCGAAGGCGGAGGGGCGGCCGGTGGCGTTCGCGCGGGCGACGGGGGACGGGGTGTTCAACGCGGTGGTGTGGGACGTGGTGGTGGAGCCGTCGTTCCAGGGGATGGGGTTGGGCCGGGCGGTCATGGAGCGGCTCGTGGCGGAGCTCCGGGGCATGGGCGTGTCCAACATCGCCCTCTACGCGGAGCCCCGGGTGGTGGGCTTCTATCGTCCCCTCGGCTTTGCGGCGGACCCGGATGGGATCCGAGGGATGGTCTACTCCCGCAAGAAGCAACAGAAGAGAAGATAG